CATTGAGGGCCATTCATTCTCTACTCCTTCATCCTCACCATCTCAACCTCAGgttcctctttcttcttctatctGTCTCTAACCCATTTCCCTTTTTGTGATAATGTAGTGAGAAAACAAATTATGTCACTGCATCATTCTCTACCCACTTTTCTTCTGGCTATATATGttactaatatttttactttttaattaattggtgGAATTCTCTGGTTGACACTCTTTGTTTTGGTATTCACATTCTTGTTGACTTATTCTTCTGATTAAGTTTACTTGCTTTAGAAGGAGCACAATCATAGAAGAAAACTGGGAAAGTGTGAGTGAGATCCATTTATTTAGGAACTTTTGCGATAGATGTCAGTTTTAGGTTTcgattatttatatttagttttgtaatttagagtcttttttttttttttaaattttagtttctaaatttgaagTCCAAAGCACACAAATCAGTCACGATTTGTAATTCGGAGTTAATTGGGTGAGATGGAGGTGGCCATAGTGGGGGTGGCTTTAATGGTGGTTTTTGTTTTGGATGGGTCTTTTTCAGATTGGTAAAGTACGTTGAATGGCTTACTCCCAAAGACTGAAAATCAAAGCTACCTTTCAGTTAAAGGAATTGAATTAAAAGTGTTTCCAATTTGCATTCAAAAAAGGCAAAAAACTGAAAACTTATGACATCCCTGAATAGGTGTTAGCCCAATCTTCTTTAGCAATTGTCTATGTTGTTTACTGGACAACTGGGTTGAATGATATTTGGACCAgtgatattttgtttaatggTATGATTCATTCATTAGTTTAAGATGGAGAAAATTGAAGGCATGGTGATAGATGAACTTGGATAAgctaaaaatatcaaaaaataagaaacaggCTAAAATTGCATTTCATTTGTGTCCTACACTTGTACAGGCCTGATTGTACTGGATGAAGGCCTTTAGCCGAGAGGGCCTTTTGAGACTTCATTTGGGCCTGTCTGCCTCTTCATTGGGCTTGGTAACACATGTACATATAACAATTTTGTTTGCAAGCTTATTATTTCTTAGTTTATGTTTCAATGCATAGCTCCTGAAAAAAATGCATGACATTTTAAGTTGTTGTTTGCATGATTGAAAGTTACAAGGTTTGTGATGCaagtataaatttgattttagtatCATTTCATAAGTATGTGAAGACCTGCACTCTATGCTTACGAACAGGGAGATGATATTCTACTTGCTTTGCTGGAAAGTCCCAATCTGATATCAGCCACAAGTTCTTTTAAGGCTAACCCAGAGAGGAAGTTCTTAGCATCTGATGAGTCTGGTTCAGAGAGATCAAAGTGGGTTTATATATTCCAGAAAGAATATGCTACAGTTGACCCTGCCCTCGTTGATGTAACTTTTTAACCCTCTGTAATGTCATTAAGATATTATAGATTACTTCAAATGCGACCATTTCCTGTTTACTTTAATAACGTGTAAagttgtaaatttaattttataccaGTTCACCGTCCATTGTTGTATGCCACTTACAATCTTTTGCATGCAGGCCATTCATACTTAATTTGAACTGTAAGCAACATCATCTGTggaatttctttttcatatccTGAATATTCTGAGTTCTTCCTTGCATTACATCCCATTTTGTCCATTTTTTGCTTTGTGTATTTCTTTGATCTTTAAAATATGATGCTTTAATTCatgttttagtctttatattacATCAATAACCTCAGGCAGATACTTCTTTCGTAATGTCAATGTTGTTAAATAGCTGCCATAGTGGTGCCTTAGTGCTATTGCATTGTGGAATTTCTTGGATCTGCTGTTGTGGCTAATGTGTTTTGCGATTGTGACACTCATCCTGCTTTCTCTTGTCATTTCTGACGAGTCTCCATCTAATTGAACTTTGAATTAATAGTGttattctttatgttttttatttttatttgcttaCAACTTAATTTTGTAAGTATATgggtgtgtatgtatgtatttatatgtgtgtatgtatatgtatgtgtgtatgtatatgtatgtatatttcaATTACTATGTGAATTCTGCTAATTTGCCTTCAATTTTGTTTGTTATATGACATGGCAGATTATTTTCCGTCTTTTTTTGTGATCTTCTTTGATTACACTGAGTAATCTGAGGAATCGGCAAATCTGCCTGTATGATTGGCAATTTATAGTTCAATTCATTTTACACGATTTTACTATTCTGTTTCAAAAATGTTATTCATGTGCTTCATTTTCCTCCCATATCTCTAGTTTGTTGGCACTGATGAAGCAACAACGTGCGTTGGCCTTGTTATTCGGAACAAAAAAACTGGAATGTAAGGACTAGGAGTTTGTGGCTAGACTACTGTATATTAagtttcacaattttattttattttatttcttttaatgcaGGACATCAGTTGCTCATATGGATTCGCCAGAAATTGTAGAAATGGGCCTTTCCCAAATGTTATCATCACTTGTTGCAAACAGTCTGGAGACCGAGTTCGAAGTGCTTTACCTTCTCTTGATCTCTACTTTCTATAGTGGCTTTATGTGATCAATATGTTCAATGACTTCTTTTTGACTTAGATTATCTTCTGTAATAAAAGTTGCTTTGTCCCAACTGCAGGTGCATCTCATAGGGGGGTTTGAAGACGTATCACTGCAAGTCTGACCAGGGTCTTCTGCTTTGTTagtgaattttcaatttctagTTTCCACTCAGACAGTATAATTGTAGTTGGATCGGTTGAACTTTTGTGCAGCAAGGAAATGGTAGTGCAATATCAGAAAGCCCTGCATATTTGGATGGTTATTCCTTTCCTTTGTGTTCAAAGATTGTTCATACTCTTTGGTCAAGAGATGAGAAGTTTCACCTCCAAACGTTCTGTGTTCTTGGACATAATACCAGAAGAGATTCTGATGGAAACACATACCCCTTTTTCAATGGATTTGTGGTCAGCTTCTGCTTTAAACTTTTGTCATTATGTCTGGTTCATTTGCAGTATGTGATAAACCTCTTACTTGCTGCTACATAACCCTTATTAAATAAGAAACCACTACTTAAATCACTTTCTTaactaattgatttttttaatattttctaaagatGTTGTGAAAGCTGTTGTACACCTTTT
This DNA window, taken from Vigna radiata var. radiata cultivar VC1973A chromosome 5, Vradiata_ver6, whole genome shotgun sequence, encodes the following:
- the LOC106759882 gene encoding protein N-terminal asparagine amidohydrolase isoform X1, whose translation is MKAFSREGLLRLHLGLSASSLGLGDDILLALLESPNLISATSSFKANPERKFLASDESGSERSKWVYIFQKEYATVDPALVDFVGTDEATTCVGLVIRNKKTGMTSVAHMDSPEIVEMGLSQMLSSLVANSLETEFEVHLIGGFEDVSLQQGNGSAISESPAYLDGYSFPLCSKIVHTLWSRDEKFHLQTFCVLGHNTRRDSDGNTYPFFNGFVVETASGIVIPAIFDRTSRCPDELVRRIRVSVSYEDANWKEKLLETYDCGSDCFKIAPCRWTLRQYHIALSLLNCSDSEILSTCSTSPTAEAPDFVDNLRRQWSYLMEHPHWTETFPMKQPRTFARSCDGRWIRC
- the LOC106759882 gene encoding protein N-terminal asparagine amidohydrolase isoform X2; translated protein: MIFIEGHSFSTPSSSPSQPQGDDILLALLESPNLISATSSFKANPERKFLASDESGSERSKWVYIFQKEYATVDPALVDFVGTDEATTCVGLVIRNKKTGMTSVAHMDSPEIVEMGLSQMLSSLVANSLETEFEVHLIGGFEDVSLQQGNGSAISESPAYLDGYSFPLCSKIVHTLWSRDEKFHLQTFCVLGHNTRRDSDGNTYPFFNGFVVETASGIVIPAIFDRTSRCPDELVRRIRVSVSYEDANWKEKLLETYDCGSDCFKIAPCRWTLRQYHIALSLLNCSDSEILSTCSTSPTAEAPDFVDNLRRQWSYLMEHPHWTETFPMKQPRTFARSCDGRWIRC